Proteins from a genomic interval of Rubinisphaera italica:
- a CDS encoding glycosyltransferase family protein yields the protein MAKIFMSMSGEGRGHATRVRSLVERMRDRHEITLFAPGDAYRFLEPQYGNDPGVRLFEIPGLKFHYVEGNIRLTKTIYQGFHYQMTDLPKLVKQLVDEIQTHQPDVILTDFEPALPRAAKKCGKPYLSMTHQHFLVAYDLSILPMHLRFFAWFIGLAVPMHYTSQKETIISSFFKANLKPRWKKKGAICVGPMIRPEIRQDEFHYVSPETESEDSNHPPFLLSYLRKQAKTDVVDILKESPIPVKVYGLGEREPVGSITFHEIHPQNFVDDLLACHGVVSASGNQLLGECMYLGKPVLGIPETWHHEQLINAHFLKAMGCGDFVTLEKFHIKHLRNFLEQIEEYRTKIRETCQGNDGTDDTIAILERNIPVEIPSNVDVVGQVH from the coding sequence ATGGCGAAAATTTTCATGAGTATGTCGGGTGAAGGCCGAGGCCATGCGACGCGGGTACGCTCTCTGGTTGAGCGAATGCGGGATCGGCATGAAATTACTCTGTTTGCTCCCGGTGATGCATATCGTTTTCTCGAACCACAATACGGAAACGATCCTGGCGTTCGACTGTTCGAAATTCCCGGACTCAAGTTTCATTATGTTGAAGGCAACATCCGACTGACGAAAACCATTTATCAGGGTTTTCATTATCAGATGACAGATCTGCCTAAACTTGTCAAACAGTTGGTGGATGAAATCCAGACACATCAGCCCGATGTTATCCTGACCGACTTCGAACCGGCATTGCCTCGAGCCGCAAAAAAGTGTGGCAAACCTTATCTGAGCATGACGCATCAGCACTTTCTGGTCGCCTACGATCTGTCCATCCTGCCGATGCACCTGAGATTCTTCGCCTGGTTTATCGGCCTGGCTGTGCCAATGCACTACACGTCTCAGAAAGAGACAATCATCTCCTCCTTCTTCAAAGCAAACTTAAAACCTCGCTGGAAGAAAAAGGGAGCCATTTGTGTCGGTCCCATGATTCGACCGGAAATTCGTCAGGACGAATTCCATTATGTCAGTCCAGAAACAGAATCCGAAGATTCAAATCATCCCCCCTTTTTACTCTCCTACTTACGCAAGCAGGCCAAGACTGATGTCGTTGACATTCTCAAGGAATCCCCGATCCCAGTGAAAGTGTATGGACTGGGCGAACGAGAGCCTGTCGGTTCGATTACCTTCCATGAAATTCACCCTCAGAATTTTGTCGATGACTTGCTGGCCTGCCATGGTGTCGTGAGTGCCTCTGGAAACCAGTTGCTTGGCGAGTGTATGTATCTGGGCAAACCGGTCTTAGGAATTCCGGAAACCTGGCATCACGAGCAGCTCATCAATGCTCATTTTCTCAAGGCGATGGGCTGTGGAGATTTCGTTACGCTCGAGAAGTTTCATATCAAACATTTAAGGAATTTTCTGGAACAGATCGAAGAGTATCGAACGAAAATTCGCGAGACGTGTCAGGGTAACGACGGCACCGATGACACAATTGCAATATTGGAACGGAACATCCCAGTTGAAATTCCGAGCAATGTCGATGTTGTCGGACAAGTTCATTGA
- a CDS encoding class I SAM-dependent methyltransferase, with amino-acid sequence MPLPQSISSNARVLWHLALNRVTGNTHEERLSSFYKGQAGDYDSFRKKLLHGRQEMLETIVFPNDGIWVDLGAGTGSNAEYVAETIPRLKKVYQVDLCEPLLDVARERVTERNWPQIIPTHADATKFTPEEGYADVVTFSYSLTMIPDWFAAIDNAYRILKPGGVIGIVDFFVSRKYPAEGFIKHPWSTRNFWTVWFSSDNVFLNGDHLPYLHKYFEPLRLEQRRGKVPFLPLVRAPHYIFLGKKSEKAEVTTS; translated from the coding sequence ATGCCGCTGCCTCAGTCGATCAGTTCCAATGCCCGCGTGTTGTGGCACCTGGCGCTTAATCGCGTGACTGGCAACACGCACGAAGAGCGGCTTTCCAGTTTCTACAAAGGTCAGGCGGGCGATTACGACAGTTTTCGTAAAAAGTTACTGCACGGTCGTCAGGAAATGCTCGAAACCATTGTTTTCCCGAATGATGGTATCTGGGTTGATCTGGGAGCAGGCACAGGATCGAATGCGGAATATGTAGCCGAGACAATTCCGCGGCTCAAGAAGGTCTATCAGGTCGATCTGTGTGAGCCATTACTTGATGTTGCCCGGGAACGGGTTACAGAACGTAACTGGCCACAAATCATCCCGACTCATGCCGATGCTACGAAGTTTACGCCCGAAGAAGGTTATGCCGATGTCGTGACCTTCTCCTATTCGCTGACAATGATTCCCGACTGGTTCGCCGCCATTGATAATGCGTATCGAATTTTGAAACCGGGGGGAGTGATTGGAATCGTCGATTTTTTCGTTTCGCGAAAATATCCGGCAGAGGGGTTTATCAAACATCCCTGGTCAACACGAAATTTCTGGACAGTCTGGTTCAGTTCTGACAATGTGTTTCTGAACGGCGACCATCTTCCATATCTGCATAAATATTTTGAACCTTTACGGTTGGAACAACGACGGGGCAAAGTTCCGTTTCTACCTCTGGTAAGAGCTCCACATTATATTTTTCTTGGTAAGAAAAGTGAGAAAGCTGAAGTCACCACATCGTAG
- a CDS encoding DUF3419 family protein: MLRPKKNKSPEATTSSDGDIQKKRRRLNFDRLSKTWFNLVHQNNLVYNTCWEDPRLDHVALELGPDDVVMVITSAGCNAIDYVLKEPKHVHAVDVNPRQNALLELKLAAIRELDYDQFFQMFGRGRLSGYKKIYKDKLRKHLTHASVSYWDKRTKMFSGNGRRPSFYFYATSGMFAWLINIYVNRIKKLRPAVDELLAAKSVEEQQQIYDKHRLRETLWTPFLKWAMKRDMTLSLLGVPRAQRRQLDRSYPGGILQFVVDSLETVFTKLPIRDNYFWHVYLTGHYTPECCPEYLKQDNFNRLKNGLVDRISIHTNTILGFLREDQDVEVSRYILLDHMDWLAEVRADVLADEWQVMLDRAAPKTRFLWRSAGLEVDFVDPIPVQWNGEDCNIGQLLNYKQELASELHPKDRVHTYGSFYIAHLDRDAKPKPLEDKTAESVKEPVGT, translated from the coding sequence ATGCTGCGTCCCAAGAAAAACAAATCTCCTGAGGCAACGACCTCAAGTGATGGTGATATCCAAAAAAAACGACGACGGCTCAATTTCGACCGTCTGAGCAAAACCTGGTTCAATCTCGTCCATCAAAATAATCTCGTCTACAACACTTGCTGGGAAGATCCCCGACTCGATCATGTCGCATTAGAACTCGGTCCTGATGATGTCGTCATGGTCATCACCTCGGCTGGTTGTAACGCGATCGATTACGTGCTCAAAGAGCCGAAGCATGTGCATGCGGTCGATGTGAATCCTCGACAGAACGCCCTGCTCGAATTGAAACTGGCTGCCATCCGTGAGTTGGATTACGACCAGTTTTTCCAGATGTTTGGCCGTGGCCGACTCTCGGGATACAAGAAAATTTACAAAGACAAACTCCGAAAACATCTCACGCACGCCTCGGTTTCCTATTGGGACAAACGGACGAAGATGTTTTCTGGAAATGGTCGCCGACCGAGCTTCTATTTCTACGCAACCTCAGGAATGTTTGCCTGGTTGATCAATATTTATGTCAATCGCATTAAAAAACTTCGTCCTGCTGTCGATGAGTTGCTGGCAGCAAAGTCTGTTGAAGAACAGCAGCAAATTTACGACAAACATCGTTTACGAGAAACACTGTGGACGCCATTCCTGAAATGGGCCATGAAACGCGATATGACATTGTCACTTCTTGGAGTGCCTCGCGCTCAAAGACGACAGCTCGATCGAAGTTATCCTGGAGGTATTCTGCAGTTCGTTGTCGATTCTCTCGAAACGGTATTCACGAAACTGCCGATTCGAGACAATTACTTCTGGCATGTTTATTTGACTGGACATTACACACCCGAGTGCTGTCCAGAATATCTGAAGCAGGATAATTTCAATCGACTGAAAAATGGACTGGTTGATCGAATTTCGATTCACACCAACACCATCCTTGGCTTCCTGCGGGAAGATCAAGACGTTGAAGTTTCGCGGTATATTCTGCTGGATCATATGGACTGGCTGGCAGAAGTGCGCGCCGATGTGCTGGCCGATGAATGGCAGGTGATGCTTGATCGAGCCGCCCCGAAAACACGATTCCTCTGGCGAAGTGCCGGATTGGAAGTCGATTTTGTCGATCCAATTCCCGTCCAATGGAACGGTGAAGACTGCAACATTGGACAACTCCTGAATTACAAACAGGAACTGGCTTCGGAATTGCACCCCAAAGACCGTGTCCATACTTATGGCAGTTTCTATATCGCTCATCTGGATCGAGATGCGAAGCCTAAACCGCTCGAAGATAAAACGGCAGAATCAGTCAAAGAACCTGTTGGAACTTGA
- a CDS encoding UDP-2,3-diacylglucosamine diphosphatase gives MRALFLSDVHLGSPHSSADEFLTLLNRYRPEKLFLVGDILDGRRLKKFWHWPKVYNQILNRFAELLSNGTIIYYTPGNHDEFMRDLLPSLPQFVRSDQIRIADEFLYESHRKARLLVTHGDQFDHHEQAAGFVSAFVTVVYDWLLRLDGGLTRLFPQRKRSNIARWAKRQSSKVQQFVEQFEETAANYAERGGYDGIICGHVHEPKIVSRSSISYCNTGDWVEHCSALIEQTTGDWELTFFNPKHYSSAKTTKSRQSQTCSSTWRTRPPRDDVQLTLLKSNRWTHRHSFPEKTSDTDCPQVNEASGNQSDAASQEKQIS, from the coding sequence GTGCGAGCACTTTTTCTGAGCGATGTCCATCTGGGAAGTCCGCATTCTTCCGCAGATGAGTTCCTCACGCTGCTGAATCGATATCGCCCTGAAAAGCTGTTTCTGGTGGGTGATATTCTTGATGGACGTCGCCTGAAAAAGTTCTGGCACTGGCCGAAAGTTTACAATCAGATCCTAAATCGCTTTGCCGAATTACTCTCCAACGGCACCATCATTTACTACACCCCCGGCAATCATGATGAATTCATGCGGGATCTGCTTCCCTCATTACCGCAGTTTGTGCGATCGGACCAGATCCGGATTGCTGACGAATTTCTTTACGAATCGCACCGCAAAGCTCGACTCCTTGTGACCCATGGGGATCAGTTTGATCATCATGAGCAGGCCGCTGGATTCGTTTCTGCGTTTGTGACCGTGGTTTATGACTGGTTATTGCGTCTTGATGGTGGGTTAACCCGATTATTTCCTCAAAGAAAACGGAGCAATATTGCTCGCTGGGCGAAGCGGCAATCGTCTAAAGTGCAGCAGTTTGTGGAGCAATTTGAGGAAACCGCTGCCAATTATGCCGAGCGTGGTGGCTACGACGGGATAATTTGCGGGCATGTACATGAGCCTAAGATTGTTTCTCGAAGCTCAATATCGTATTGTAATACAGGCGACTGGGTCGAACACTGTTCTGCTTTGATAGAGCAGACCACCGGCGACTGGGAGCTGACTTTTTTCAACCCGAAACATTATTCTTCGGCCAAAACCACCAAAAGCAGGCAATCTCAGACTTGTTCCTCCACTTGGAGAACGAGACCTCCCCGAGACGATGTGCAATTGACACTACTCAAAAGCAATCGTTGGACACATCGGCATTCATTTCCCGAGAAGACGTCCGATACAGACTGCCCGCAAGTGAATGAGGCCAGCGGAAATCAATCTGATGCTGCGTCCCAAGAAAAACAAATCTCCTGA
- the aceE gene encoding pyruvate dehydrogenase (acetyl-transferring), homodimeric type produces the protein MTTDLTDGVVAGIDPVELEEWYQSLEDVIHRYGPERVTQLLVNLRERAYLRGVMIPFSATTPYINTIDLDDQPAYPGNLEIERRIKSIVRWNALAMVHGANKKFAGLGGHISTFASSATLYEVAQNHFFRGRTDKQLGDMVYFQGHASPGMYARAFVEGRLDESHLERFRREIPRGEGLCSYPHPWLMPNFWQFPTVSMGLGPITAIYHARFLKYLEHRGLLDTSECRVWAFLGDGECDEPESLGALTLASREKLDNLTFVINCNLQRLDGPVRGNGKIIQELEGAFRGAGWNALKVIWGGDWDPILAKDVDGRLVKRMGEIIDGQYQKYSVEKGDYIRDHFFGADPELLDMVDHLSDEQLQKLRRGGHDPSKVYAAYKAAVDHVGAPTVILAKTIKGYGLGESGEGRNNTHNEKKINEKELINFRTRFGIPLNDEEVLKTPFYRFEEGSEEQEYLKKRREELGGYVPSRQPTEDKLNVPDLDAFSKLLEGSDGKDASTTMVVGQMISMLLKDKEVGKRIVPIIPDEARTFGMEGLFKQCGIYSSKGQLYEPVDRAQVMYYKEAEDGQLLEEGINEAGAMSSFVAAGTAYANLGLHMIPFYIFYSMFGFQRVGDLIWLAGDARTKGFLVGGTSGRTTLNGEGLQHEDGHSQLVATTVPNLVAYDPAYSYELAVIIQNGMQRMYADGEDIFYYISVYNGTWVMPAMPEEEGVTEGILKGMYKLSSNEVEKPAAEVRPQLFGSGPILEGVLDAQKILAEKYNVATDVWSVTSYSELCRDARAAQRWNRLHPESEPKKSYLETTLEGIEGPFIASSDNVRLVHDQIRDWMPGTYLTLGTDGFGRSDTREALRHHFEVDASFVTYAALAGLVQDGHLDKSILPQAIKDLGIDPDKVDPLYA, from the coding sequence ATGACAACAGATTTAACCGATGGCGTCGTGGCGGGAATTGATCCTGTCGAACTCGAAGAATGGTACCAGTCTTTAGAGGACGTGATTCACCGTTACGGTCCGGAACGGGTGACTCAATTGCTCGTCAACCTGCGTGAGCGGGCTTACTTGCGGGGCGTGATGATTCCGTTCTCCGCCACAACTCCGTACATCAATACGATCGATCTAGATGATCAACCTGCTTATCCGGGCAATCTGGAAATTGAACGTCGCATCAAAAGTATTGTTCGCTGGAATGCGTTGGCGATGGTGCATGGAGCGAACAAAAAATTTGCAGGGCTCGGCGGCCACATTTCAACATTTGCCTCTTCAGCAACCCTCTACGAAGTGGCACAAAATCACTTCTTCCGCGGACGAACCGACAAACAACTCGGTGACATGGTTTACTTCCAGGGACATGCTTCTCCCGGAATGTATGCTCGCGCTTTTGTCGAAGGTCGGCTCGATGAATCGCATCTGGAGCGATTCCGCCGAGAAATTCCCCGTGGTGAAGGACTGTGTTCCTATCCGCATCCCTGGCTGATGCCCAACTTCTGGCAATTCCCAACCGTCTCCATGGGACTGGGACCAATCACGGCGATTTATCACGCACGCTTCCTCAAATACCTCGAACATCGCGGTTTGCTCGATACCAGTGAATGTCGCGTCTGGGCTTTCCTGGGAGATGGCGAATGCGATGAGCCGGAATCTCTGGGGGCACTCACACTCGCTTCCCGCGAGAAGCTCGACAACCTGACCTTCGTCATCAACTGCAACCTGCAACGACTTGATGGTCCGGTTCGCGGCAACGGCAAGATCATTCAGGAACTCGAAGGAGCATTCCGCGGTGCTGGCTGGAATGCACTCAAAGTTATCTGGGGTGGAGACTGGGATCCAATTCTCGCCAAAGATGTCGATGGGCGGCTCGTCAAACGGATGGGCGAAATCATTGATGGACAGTATCAGAAATACAGCGTCGAAAAAGGCGATTACATCCGCGATCACTTCTTCGGGGCTGATCCGGAACTGCTCGATATGGTTGATCATCTTTCCGATGAACAACTGCAGAAGTTGCGACGTGGCGGACACGATCCGTCCAAAGTCTATGCCGCGTATAAAGCAGCTGTCGATCACGTCGGCGCTCCAACGGTTATCCTCGCCAAAACGATTAAAGGTTATGGGCTGGGAGAATCGGGCGAGGGTCGTAACAACACGCACAACGAGAAGAAGATCAACGAAAAAGAACTGATCAACTTCCGTACCCGCTTTGGCATCCCACTCAACGACGAAGAAGTTCTCAAGACGCCATTCTATCGATTTGAAGAGGGAAGCGAAGAGCAGGAATATCTCAAAAAACGACGTGAAGAACTCGGAGGATATGTTCCTTCCCGCCAGCCAACAGAAGACAAATTGAATGTTCCAGATTTGGATGCGTTCTCTAAATTACTGGAAGGAAGTGATGGCAAAGATGCTTCGACGACAATGGTTGTTGGGCAAATGATTAGCATGTTGCTCAAGGATAAAGAAGTCGGCAAGCGAATCGTGCCAATTATACCCGATGAAGCCCGTACTTTTGGAATGGAAGGACTCTTCAAGCAATGTGGCATCTATTCCAGCAAAGGGCAGTTATACGAGCCGGTCGACCGTGCACAGGTCATGTACTACAAAGAAGCAGAAGATGGGCAATTGCTTGAAGAAGGAATTAACGAAGCCGGAGCGATGTCCTCATTTGTGGCTGCAGGGACTGCCTACGCAAATCTCGGCTTACATATGATTCCCTTCTATATTTTCTATAGCATGTTTGGCTTCCAGCGCGTTGGCGATCTCATCTGGCTGGCAGGTGATGCTCGTACGAAAGGTTTCCTTGTCGGGGGAACTTCCGGACGCACAACATTAAATGGTGAAGGTCTACAGCACGAGGATGGTCATTCTCAACTGGTCGCGACCACTGTGCCGAATCTCGTCGCCTACGATCCTGCCTACTCTTACGAATTGGCTGTGATCATTCAGAATGGTATGCAGCGAATGTATGCCGATGGTGAAGACATCTTTTATTATATCAGTGTCTACAATGGCACCTGGGTAATGCCAGCCATGCCCGAAGAAGAGGGTGTGACAGAAGGCATTCTCAAAGGGATGTACAAACTCAGCTCGAACGAAGTTGAGAAGCCAGCAGCTGAAGTTCGTCCGCAGTTGTTTGGCTCCGGACCGATTCTTGAAGGTGTCCTCGATGCTCAGAAAATTCTGGCTGAGAAGTACAATGTCGCGACTGATGTCTGGTCTGTCACCAGTTACAGCGAACTTTGCCGGGATGCCCGAGCTGCACAGCGCTGGAATCGTTTGCATCCGGAATCAGAACCGAAGAAGTCGTATCTGGAAACAACACTCGAGGGAATTGAGGGGCCGTTCATCGCTTCCAGCGACAATGTGCGATTGGTTCACGATCAAATTCGAGATTGGATGCCGGGCACTTATCTCACCCTCGGCACCGATGGCTTCGGTCGCAGCGATACCCGTGAAGCGTTGCGACACCACTTCGAAGTCGACGCCTCCTTCGTCACTTATGCCGCACTTGCCGGCCTCGTTCAAGATGGACATCTCGACAAATCGATCCTGCCACAGGCCATCAAAGATTTAGGCATCGATCCCGACAAAGTCGATCCATTGTACGCGTAG
- a CDS encoding carboxypeptidase-like regulatory domain-containing protein codes for MMVLSKLPFSALLLATFCWASGCGGGPNDLPDLGQVSGKVTLNGNPLADAQVTFTPVDTDSGNTSSGTTDSSGAYELHYTGENMGAIPGEHKVTIIVGEGATPSFPEGVDPDKLSPQERQKYAAAAVIPAKYNSESTLTETVKSGPNTINFELTSE; via the coding sequence ATGATGGTCCTCAGTAAACTTCCCTTTTCTGCTTTGTTACTTGCAACTTTTTGCTGGGCCTCTGGCTGCGGAGGTGGGCCAAATGACTTGCCTGATTTAGGTCAGGTGAGCGGAAAGGTCACGCTCAACGGTAATCCACTTGCAGATGCACAAGTGACGTTTACGCCTGTCGACACAGATAGTGGAAACACATCCTCAGGAACGACCGACTCCAGTGGTGCATACGAATTGCACTACACCGGTGAGAATATGGGAGCAATTCCCGGCGAACACAAAGTCACTATTATTGTTGGTGAAGGTGCCACGCCATCATTTCCAGAAGGCGTTGATCCTGACAAACTTTCACCTCAGGAACGACAGAAATATGCAGCTGCAGCAGTGATTCCCGCTAAATACAATTCAGAATCTACTTTGACGGAAACGGTGAAATCTGGTCCTAATACCATCAACTTTGAACTGACTTCCGAATGA
- a CDS encoding DUF1559 domain-containing protein: MKTLLQIPKRQAFTLIELLVVIAIIAILVALLLPAVQQAREAARRSSCKNNLKQMGLALHNYHDTHRVFPSCSYYNPAGTEGVNGEWAWGSMILPFIEQGPLYDSLAVGETRFENAVANSTKLALMQQPIATFRCPSDAGGPKLNTFRKVPKGVSGSTNCTDANQCESTATANYVAVINSGTVDRRNPNGLFPWAHNGASNTTFYRTMADITDGTSNTLAVGERAWKLGGDSHYAGLIFGTNGNTGHNSNGRQGMGAVTGCARYEINRVNPGVSRPLSFSSHHAGGAQFCLADGSVRFLSENIHFIIDSGTQGSLNPWDEGYKEVVDSTFERLVAIDDNQVVGEF; encoded by the coding sequence ATGAAAACTTTACTGCAAATCCCGAAACGTCAAGCTTTCACGTTAATTGAATTGTTGGTTGTCATCGCGATCATCGCAATACTTGTGGCACTATTACTTCCAGCTGTCCAGCAAGCTCGCGAAGCAGCTCGACGAAGTAGTTGCAAGAACAACCTCAAGCAGATGGGATTGGCTTTGCACAATTATCACGATACCCATCGCGTATTTCCATCCTGCTCCTACTACAATCCCGCAGGAACTGAAGGCGTGAATGGCGAATGGGCATGGGGCTCAATGATCCTTCCCTTCATCGAACAGGGGCCTCTTTATGACAGTCTGGCCGTTGGAGAAACCCGATTTGAAAATGCAGTCGCCAACAGTACAAAACTGGCATTGATGCAACAGCCGATTGCAACATTCCGCTGTCCGTCAGATGCGGGTGGCCCCAAACTCAATACTTTCCGCAAAGTTCCCAAGGGAGTCAGTGGAAGCACCAACTGCACAGACGCCAACCAATGTGAATCGACAGCAACAGCGAATTATGTGGCTGTGATTAACTCGGGGACAGTCGATCGAAGAAATCCTAACGGATTATTTCCCTGGGCGCACAATGGCGCCAGTAATACAACTTTTTATCGAACAATGGCTGACATTACAGACGGAACGTCCAATACGCTGGCTGTTGGTGAACGAGCCTGGAAGCTGGGGGGAGACTCTCATTATGCGGGTTTGATCTTTGGTACCAACGGCAATACAGGCCATAATTCTAATGGACGACAGGGAATGGGAGCTGTAACAGGTTGTGCTCGATATGAAATCAATCGCGTGAATCCGGGCGTGTCCCGCCCTCTCAGTTTCAGCAGCCATCACGCTGGTGGAGCTCAGTTCTGTCTGGCTGATGGTTCTGTAAGATTCCTCAGTGAAAACATTCACTTCATTATCGACAGTGGAACGCAGGGATCTCTGAATCCCTGGGATGAAGGATACAAGGAAGTGGTCGACAGTACCTTTGAACGGCTTGTCGCTATTGACGACAATCAGGTTGTTGGTGAATTTTAA
- a CDS encoding ABC transporter permease, with product MLSYLKSMLPPLLFLLIFIALWELLIRIGGIGPYLLPTPWAVFQVLFDRSEDLSSAAGITFLSAVTGFLASIFVGLTVAVFFAEFRWLRISCYPYAIFLHTVPIVAISPLIITWLGYGVISVIVITFIISLFPVITSATNGLLESREDLQELFQLYGASRWQKLWKLKLPSAIPQIISGMQTASGLAIVGAIVGEFFAGHEAGRYGLGYYMFTAQGQFRIDILIAAILISTLQGIILFGSVTLFAKTALKRWMIAG from the coding sequence ATGTTGAGTTATTTGAAATCAATGCTGCCCCCTCTGTTATTTCTGCTTATTTTCATAGCTTTGTGGGAACTCCTGATTCGAATTGGTGGAATTGGTCCCTATTTACTGCCGACTCCCTGGGCAGTTTTCCAAGTCCTGTTTGATCGATCTGAAGATTTGTCCTCAGCAGCTGGAATTACATTTCTTTCCGCTGTAACCGGTTTCCTGGCAAGCATTTTCGTCGGATTGACTGTCGCGGTCTTCTTTGCAGAATTTCGCTGGCTGCGAATCAGCTGTTATCCCTATGCGATTTTTCTGCATACGGTTCCCATTGTGGCAATTTCCCCACTGATCATCACATGGCTCGGCTATGGGGTGATCAGTGTGATTGTCATCACATTTATCATCAGCCTGTTTCCGGTCATTACCTCTGCAACCAATGGGTTACTCGAGAGCCGGGAGGATCTGCAGGAATTGTTTCAGCTTTACGGAGCGTCCCGTTGGCAGAAACTCTGGAAATTGAAGCTTCCCTCTGCAATTCCTCAAATCATCAGTGGCATGCAGACCGCCTCAGGCTTGGCGATTGTAGGAGCAATTGTCGGGGAATTTTTTGCTGGTCATGAGGCTGGCCGTTATGGACTGGGTTATTACATGTTCACAGCTCAGGGGCAGTTTCGAATTGATATCCTGATCGCAGCGATCCTGATTTCCACCCTGCAGGGTATTATTCTCTTCGGGAGCGTGACGCTTTTCGCGAAAACAGCCCTGAAACGATGGATGATTGCTGGCTGA
- a CDS encoding DUF1559 domain-containing protein → MKKRQGFTLIELLVVIAIIAILVALLLPAVQQAREAARRSSCKNNLKQIGLALHNYHDVHTIFPPGGLGTHGPSGWVHLLPFVEQGSLYDNLSFEGPGALFWFGGGATANYTPLNGAKVSVYQCPSSPLPETVSVTDATAMTTTVLQISNYVLISGASGLTQVQDDSSTFGSITGKGIRSEGGSFSHARSFRMRDFTDGTSNVAMVGEQSNYGKNGSGAKTDVRSARASSAWMAPNGRTDVRCYNTTTLRYPIGTVDSTLAGIANDACNNPILSAHKGGAQLVFADGSVHFLSENLDFDLTRFLMTRDDGNVVGEY, encoded by the coding sequence ATGAAGAAGCGTCAAGGTTTCACCTTAATAGAACTTTTAGTGGTCATTGCAATCATTGCAATACTTGTGGCACTATTACTTCCAGCGGTCCAGCAAGCTCGCGAAGCGGCTCGTCGTAGTTCCTGCAAAAATAACCTGAAACAGATCGGCTTGGCACTGCATAATTACCATGATGTACATACGATTTTTCCTCCTGGGGGTTTAGGTACTCATGGGCCAAGTGGCTGGGTTCACCTGCTTCCTTTTGTTGAGCAAGGAAGTTTGTATGACAATTTGTCATTTGAAGGCCCAGGTGCATTGTTCTGGTTCGGTGGAGGGGCGACTGCAAATTATACCCCATTAAATGGTGCAAAGGTTTCTGTTTATCAGTGCCCTTCCAGTCCATTGCCAGAAACAGTTTCCGTTACAGACGCGACTGCCATGACCACGACCGTGTTGCAAATTTCCAACTACGTGCTCATCTCAGGAGCTTCTGGTCTTACTCAGGTTCAGGATGATTCTTCAACATTTGGCTCCATTACAGGCAAGGGAATCCGTTCAGAAGGTGGCTCATTCTCCCATGCGAGATCCTTCCGCATGCGTGATTTTACTGATGGTACTTCCAATGTCGCAATGGTTGGTGAGCAGTCTAACTATGGCAAAAACGGAAGCGGGGCAAAAACTGATGTGAGAAGTGCTCGAGCCAGTTCTGCCTGGATGGCTCCAAATGGAAGAACCGATGTGCGTTGTTACAACACAACAACATTGAGGTATCCAATCGGGACCGTCGATTCAACATTGGCAGGAATTGCCAATGATGCTTGTAACAATCCAATTTTATCAGCACACAAAGGCGGCGCTCAGCTGGTGTTTGCGGACGGCAGTGTTCATTTTCTATCAGAAAATCTCGACTTTGATTTGACTCGTTTCCTCATGACACGAGACGATGGCAATGTGGTTGGAGAATACTAA